Proteins encoded within one genomic window of Methanobrevibacter thaueri:
- a CDS encoding methanogenesis marker 16 metalloprotein has protein sequence MTQRTISQINERIENDEANIYTAEEFKKLIKKGNAPDFEEVDVVTCGTCGVMSGTAAILNFIISPPGEFIRASEVYMNGVPAYAGPCPNEWLGSVDVILHGTAHSIHDENYGGGFLLKDLLEGKSVDVRVESADGKTIENSITIDDITRGQIIGARMAFKNYTAFTNPNNEAVKSIFAATPLEGNLSGLTFSGCGDLNPLQNDIPHNVIKEGCRVLINGAQGYILGDGTRSSAEKPNLMLSADYKQMDPYYIGGFKTGQGGEIYDTVAIPIPVLNEEIYSNLLVTDDMIDLPVADIKGRHLPLDNTDYDKMWGGHDLRPKFDDSKCSKCDSCSVESVCPTNAFKDRKLNIAHCFGCGMCANFCKNDAFDMNTGDVDLKINGENVNIPIICRQSDRLRGNKLSLKLKQLIENNEFKL, from the coding sequence ATGACTCAAAGAACAATCAGCCAAATCAATGAAAGGATTGAAAATGACGAAGCCAATATCTACACAGCAGAGGAATTCAAAAAGCTCATCAAGAAAGGTAACGCTCCTGATTTTGAGGAAGTCGATGTAGTCACCTGCGGAACTTGTGGAGTAATGAGCGGAACCGCAGCAATTTTGAATTTCATCATATCTCCACCGGGAGAGTTCATAAGGGCAAGCGAAGTCTATATGAACGGAGTTCCGGCATATGCTGGACCATGTCCAAACGAATGGCTCGGATCAGTTGACGTGATACTTCATGGAACCGCCCATTCAATACATGATGAGAATTATGGTGGAGGATTCCTTTTGAAGGATTTGCTTGAAGGCAAATCAGTCGATGTGAGAGTGGAAAGTGCCGACGGCAAGACAATTGAAAACTCGATAACCATTGATGACATCACAAGGGGTCAAATTATAGGTGCCCGTATGGCATTCAAGAATTATACTGCATTCACAAATCCGAATAATGAAGCGGTCAAGTCAATATTTGCAGCAACACCTCTTGAGGGAAACTTATCCGGTTTGACATTTTCAGGATGCGGAGACCTGAACCCGCTTCAAAACGATATTCCTCACAATGTAATTAAAGAGGGTTGTAGGGTTTTAATAAACGGTGCCCAAGGTTATATTCTGGGTGATGGGACAAGGTCAAGTGCTGAAAAGCCAAACCTGATGCTTTCAGCAGACTATAAGCAGATGGATCCGTATTACATCGGTGGATTTAAGACAGGTCAAGGCGGAGAGATATATGACACGGTTGCAATACCTATTCCTGTACTGAATGAGGAAATCTACAGTAACCTCCTCGTGACTGATGACATGATAGACCTGCCGGTTGCAGACATCAAGGGACGTCACCTGCCATTGGACAATACGGATTACGATAAGATGTGGGGTGGCCATGACTTAAGGCCAAAATTCGACGATTCCAAATGTTCAAAATGCGATTCATGTTCCGTTGAAAGCGTCTGTCCGACAAATGCGTTTAAGGACAGGAAACTGAACATCGCACATTGTTTCGGATGTGGAATGTGTGCCAACTTCTGTAAAAACGATGCGTTCGACATGAACACAGGAGATGTTGATTTGAAGATTAATGGAGAAAATGTTAACATTCCAATTATCTGTAGGCAATCAGACAGATTGAGGGGAAACAAACTGTCATTAAAACTCAAGCAATTAATTGAAAACAATGAATTTAAACTGTAG
- the hdrC gene encoding ferredoxin:CoB-CoM heterodisulfide reductase subunit HdrC, with product MKNQQKITDSPIDFAEKIIEDVKNSKDDGVLKCVQCGMCTSTCPAARHSDYNPREIIERVLDGDLTIIEDDNIWNCFYCYTCHSVCPVGNSVCEVNQILKQIAVENEVGYEKLYEYLGFADSYFTAAIGAIPEIFFTDIDRDVPGWWDFRQHLDEIRNELELDPPLMPPEDVIDEVSTILTITGFKDKIEKIRQTQEGSE from the coding sequence ATGAAAAACCAACAGAAAATTACCGACTCACCGATTGATTTTGCTGAAAAAATCATAGAGGACGTTAAAAACTCAAAGGATGATGGTGTCCTGAAATGCGTGCAGTGCGGAATGTGCACATCAACATGCCCCGCAGCAAGGCATTCCGACTATAACCCTCGTGAAATAATCGAAAGGGTATTGGATGGGGATTTAACCATCATTGAGGATGACAATATCTGGAACTGCTTTTACTGCTACACTTGCCACAGCGTATGTCCTGTTGGAAACAGCGTATGTGAGGTCAACCAGATTCTGAAGCAAATTGCAGTGGAAAATGAGGTTGGATACGAAAAGCTATACGAATATTTAGGATTTGCCGACTCATATTTCACGGCGGCAATCGGAGCAATCCCTGAAATATTCTTCACTGACATCGACCGTGACGTGCCTGGCTGGTGGGATTTCAGACAGCACTTGGATGAGATAAGGAACGAACTGGAATTGGACCCTCCATTGATGCCTCCGGAAGACGTCATTGATGAGGTAAGCACAATATTGACAATCACAGGTTTCAAGGACAAGATAGAGAAAATCAGACAAACACAGGAGGGGTCTGAATGA
- the hdrB gene encoding ferredoxin:CoB-CoM heterodisulfide reductase subunit HdrB has translation MKYVPDKDILLFRSCLVSVEYPGVEASTKFVFDKLGVDYAISEKQTCCTGLGHYSDVFNQIDTSAIGARNFRIAKEMGRPNLVMMCATCYAINKKSVKLLNKKDDLRNHINQLFDENGLSHLKYEKDDLKPTENIFHVVDILYAKKDEIKKHIKYDLSDYTIATHHGCHYCKVHYEDTIGGVRDPNIMDELIEECGCKTIGWYDHKRSTCGTGFRQRYSNPDLSFTATADKMNAIADEDVDILVHLCPNCHIQFDRYQHLIAEREGREFRAIHLNIAQFIALAMGGDMDKVIGAKAHTVPIDSVIKQLKEVEK, from the coding sequence ATGAAGTACGTGCCTGATAAGGACATATTGCTCTTTAGGAGCTGTCTTGTAAGCGTGGAATACCCTGGAGTTGAGGCATCCACAAAATTCGTCTTCGATAAGTTGGGAGTGGATTATGCAATCTCAGAAAAACAAACCTGCTGTACCGGATTGGGTCATTACTCCGATGTATTCAATCAGATTGACACATCAGCAATTGGAGCAAGGAATTTCAGAATAGCTAAGGAAATGGGAAGACCTAATCTTGTTATGATGTGTGCAACATGTTATGCAATCAACAAGAAATCAGTCAAGCTGCTCAACAAGAAGGACGACTTGAGAAATCACATTAATCAATTATTCGATGAAAACGGTTTAAGCCATCTCAAATATGAAAAGGATGACTTGAAACCGACAGAAAACATTTTCCATGTAGTGGACATATTGTATGCCAAAAAGGATGAAATCAAGAAGCATATTAAATATGACTTGAGTGATTATACGATAGCAACCCACCATGGCTGTCACTATTGTAAGGTGCATTATGAGGACACCATCGGTGGAGTCAGGGATCCTAACATTATGGATGAGCTGATAGAGGAATGCGGTTGCAAGACTATCGGCTGGTATGATCACAAGAGGTCCACTTGTGGAACAGGATTCAGACAAAGGTATTCCAATCCGGACTTGTCTTTCACAGCCACTGCAGACAAGATGAATGCCATAGCGGATGAGGATGTTGACATACTGGTGCACCTTTGCCCAAATTGCCATATTCAATTTGACAGGTATCAGCATCTCATAGCCGAAAGGGAAGGTAGAGAATTCAGGGCAATTCATCTAAACATTGCACAGTTCATTGCATTGGCCATGGGGGGAGACATGGATAAGGTAATTGGTGCCAAGGCACATACGGTGCCTATTGATTCAGTTATAAAGCAGCTGAAGGAGGTAGAGAAATGA
- the hdrA gene encoding ferredoxin:CoB-CoM heterodisulfide reductase subunit HdrA has protein sequence MRDDLKVGVFLCECGGNISDIVDLDKVREELDVEFIGQFENLCSLNGRKIIRDAIFDHDLDRVVVAACSPISHEKTFQDYVKPLNPYLMDMANIREQCSWVHSDKEKATHKAITLINASIEKVKQSDAVDPIYCQTPDEVAVIGGGIAGMNAALSLAKQGTKVTLIEQSPSIGGHMAKIGKVFSPVKIAEECGMCLLNPILNELVWNDNIEVLTNTKVIEAERRAGTYNLILEKSPRYVDTEKCIACGKCAEACEVEVPNDWNDNLSMRKAIYRPFGQSYPEAYVIDMDNCTKCSNCVKACNMKAIRLRGRSERIPLQVGSIIVATGHKLFDMEKRPEYGYTRYDDVITQSELGRITGVNGPTKGKLLKSNGEVPKRVVMIQCVGSRDEKPDGHRYCSKICCTVALKNANIIKHKYPDTDVLICYTDVRTPGMFEKYYKHTQENEVRFLRGRPGEVVKKGDNFIVRTEDTLKGEFVEIEADMVVLSTAMEPSAGTCEIAEILNVGTTEDGFIKESHPKIKPVATDVQGIFVCGTAHEPKDITDSIMQATAAASKVAEYNYGGVEIEPFIAEIDTDKCTVCGECISRCKYKSMSIQNDEIYIDPMSCTGCGKCLIGCNQRAITVNGNIDEKIMSTIKGALSKKQEGERMILVFLDNIGYTAADNIGVNRLSYPESIHIIKVISVNRVRPRHIKYALENGADGVFIGEFPGDLMYDEVERKIGRVKDRIAELGENPERITFSKVYIPYFSGLARKFNDFDLKIKELDELES, from the coding sequence ATGAGGGATGATTTGAAAGTTGGCGTGTTTTTATGTGAGTGTGGAGGAAACATTTCAGATATTGTGGATTTGGATAAGGTTCGTGAGGAACTTGATGTTGAATTTATTGGGCAATTCGAAAACCTGTGTTCATTGAATGGGCGTAAGATAATACGTGATGCCATATTTGACCATGATTTGGACAGGGTAGTCGTTGCAGCATGCTCACCGATAAGCCATGAAAAGACATTCCAGGACTATGTGAAGCCACTAAATCCGTATCTGATGGACATGGCCAACATACGTGAACAGTGTTCATGGGTTCACTCAGATAAGGAAAAGGCAACTCACAAGGCCATAACTTTAATCAACGCATCAATCGAAAAGGTAAAGCAATCCGATGCAGTCGACCCGATTTACTGCCAGACACCTGATGAGGTTGCGGTTATAGGTGGAGGAATAGCCGGAATGAATGCGGCATTGTCCCTTGCAAAACAGGGAACAAAGGTAACCCTCATTGAACAGTCCCCTTCAATAGGAGGGCACATGGCAAAGATAGGTAAGGTGTTCTCACCTGTCAAGATAGCAGAGGAATGTGGAATGTGTCTCTTAAACCCTATACTCAACGAGCTCGTCTGGAACGATAATATTGAAGTATTGACAAACACAAAGGTCATTGAAGCCGAAAGACGGGCCGGAACATACAATCTCATACTGGAGAAATCCCCTCGTTACGTCGACACGGAAAAGTGCATAGCATGTGGAAAGTGTGCGGAGGCATGTGAAGTGGAGGTGCCGAACGATTGGAACGATAACCTGTCCATGAGAAAGGCGATATACAGGCCTTTCGGACAGTCATACCCTGAAGCTTACGTAATAGACATGGACAACTGTACAAAATGCAGCAATTGCGTAAAGGCATGTAACATGAAGGCCATCCGGCTCAGGGGGAGGTCCGAAAGAATCCCATTGCAGGTGGGGTCAATCATTGTGGCAACAGGTCACAAGCTCTTTGACATGGAAAAACGTCCGGAATACGGTTACACAAGATATGATGATGTGATAACCCAGTCTGAATTGGGCCGTATTACCGGTGTAAACGGTCCGACAAAGGGAAAGCTATTGAAATCCAATGGTGAGGTTCCAAAACGTGTCGTAATGATACAGTGTGTCGGGTCCCGTGATGAAAAGCCTGACGGGCACAGATACTGCTCAAAGATATGCTGTACCGTGGCGCTCAAGAATGCGAACATCATCAAGCACAAGTATCCCGACACCGATGTTCTCATCTGCTATACAGATGTGAGGACCCCTGGAATGTTTGAGAAATACTACAAGCACACCCAGGAAAACGAGGTGAGATTCCTGCGTGGCCGTCCGGGCGAAGTGGTCAAGAAAGGAGACAACTTCATTGTCAGAACAGAGGACACCCTGAAAGGCGAGTTCGTCGAAATCGAAGCGGACATGGTGGTATTGTCAACAGCCATGGAGCCGTCTGCAGGAACCTGTGAAATAGCTGAAATTCTGAATGTGGGAACAACTGAAGATGGATTCATCAAGGAATCACATCCGAAAATCAAGCCTGTGGCTACTGATGTTCAGGGAATATTCGTATGCGGAACAGCACATGAGCCAAAGGACATTACAGATTCAATCATGCAGGCAACTGCCGCAGCATCAAAGGTTGCAGAGTACAATTACGGTGGTGTTGAAATCGAGCCGTTCATTGCAGAAATCGATACAGATAAGTGTACAGTCTGCGGGGAATGTATAAGCCGCTGCAAATACAAGTCAATGAGCATTCAAAATGATGAAATCTACATTGATCCTATGAGCTGTACAGGTTGCGGAAAATGTCTCATTGGGTGCAACCAAAGGGCAATCACTGTCAACGGTAACATTGATGAGAAAATCATGTCTACAATCAAGGGAGCATTGTCTAAAAAGCAAGAAGGCGAACGCATGATTTTAGTGTTCCTGGACAATATCGGTTACACAGCTGCAGACAACATTGGAGTCAACAGACTGTCATATCCGGAATCAATCCATATCATCAAGGTGATTTCAGTCAATCGCGTAAGGCCAAGACACATCAAATATGCACTTGAAAACGGTGCCGATGGAGTATTCATTGGTGAATTCCCAGGAGATCTGATGTATGATGAGGTTGAGCGCAAAATCGGCCGTGTCAAGGATAGGATTGCCGAGTTGGGTGAAAACCCAGAAAGGATTACATTCTCCAAGGTTTACATTCCTTACTTCTCAGGCCTTGCCCGAAAATTCAATGATTTTGACTTAAAAATTAAGGAATTGGATGAACTTGAATCATGA
- a CDS encoding winged helix-turn-helix domain-containing protein: MDKKELYGLIGFVLSSRNRVQVLKAINEDYKMPSEIGRELDMNFALVSYSLSTLKSKKLVRCLNENASKGRVYVCTPLGLEILNNILKKID; this comes from the coding sequence ATGGATAAGAAAGAATTATACGGACTTATCGGATTTGTGCTGTCTTCAAGAAATAGAGTCCAAGTTTTAAAGGCAATAAACGAGGATTATAAGATGCCTTCAGAGATTGGCCGGGAACTTGATATGAATTTCGCTCTGGTTTCATATTCCCTATCAACTTTAAAGAGTAAAAAACTAGTTAGATGCCTAAATGAAAATGCATCTAAGGGAAGGGTATACGTATGCACCCCGTTAGGACTAGAGATTCTAAATAATATTTTAAAAAAAATAGATTAA
- a CDS encoding zinc-ribbon domain-containing protein, with protein sequence MSRCPKCGEELKVNAIFCPNCGFKVKSDDGGYDKMIADVIYVDGRISKAKSIGVAIFLLYIFANMFFVFPSMLRFSFLLFLGAVIVVFLIGLFYYCVCRGIGFVVRRFVN encoded by the coding sequence ATGTCAAGATGTCCTAAATGTGGTGAGGAACTTAAGGTGAATGCGATATTCTGTCCAAACTGTGGATTTAAGGTCAAATCCGATGATGGCGGCTATGACAAGATGATTGCTGATGTCATTTATGTTGACGGCAGGATATCAAAGGCAAAATCAATTGGTGTGGCTATTTTTCTATTGTATATTTTTGCAAACATGTTTTTTGTATTTCCTTCAATGCTTAGGTTTAGTTTCCTGCTGTTTTTAGGTGCAGTGATAGTTGTTTTCCTAATTGGATTGTTCTATTATTGTGTATGTAGAGGAATAGGATTTGTAGTGAGGAGATTCGTGAATTAG
- the comE gene encoding sulfopyruvate decarboxylase subunit beta, with protein sequence MRYEAIEDIMSYVDEELVICNIGFPSRELYEINDRSRNFYMIGSMGLASSIGLGLALSKPHEKVIVIDGDGSLLMNMGSLVTIFASNPANLTWIVIDNGAYGSTGNQDTYAQLIDLVDIAQSVGFKNSFNFEDIDLRDIIESDDASFIVYKTEAGNSTAPIIDLDPITIKERFMKSI encoded by the coding sequence ATGAGATACGAAGCTATTGAAGACATAATGAGCTATGTTGATGAGGAACTTGTAATCTGCAACATAGGTTTTCCGTCAAGAGAGTTATATGAGATTAACGACAGGTCCAGGAACTTCTACATGATCGGCTCAATGGGCCTTGCATCCTCAATAGGATTGGGCCTTGCACTGTCAAAACCACATGAAAAGGTCATTGTCATCGACGGGGACGGATCCCTTCTGATGAACATGGGCTCACTCGTCACAATATTTGCAAGCAATCCTGCAAATCTAACATGGATTGTAATCGACAATGGTGCATACGGTTCTACCGGAAACCAGGACACCTATGCGCAACTCATTGATTTGGTTGACATTGCACAAAGCGTAGGATTCAAAAACAGCTTTAATTTTGAGGATATCGACTTGAGGGACATAATCGAGAGCGATGATGCAAGCTTCATCGTCTACAAGACAGAAGCGGGAAACTCAACAGCCCCAATCATTGACCTTGATCCGATTACAATCAAGGAAAGGTTCATGAAATCCATCTAA
- the comD gene encoding sulfopyruvate decarboxylase subunit alpha: MDSSEAIYDGLKDAEIDFVVSVPCVNLSKLLDMIDEDDEIIHIPVTREEEGIGICAGAYLGGKKPAILMQNSGLGNSINALKSLMELYEFPLLMIMSHRGTKGENIVGQVPMGESTPRILEAMDFRFFRPGDSEAGYNDVRLGWEMSEEEGKPVSVLLDISYW; encoded by the coding sequence AAATCGACTTTGTCGTTAGTGTTCCATGCGTAAACCTATCAAAACTGCTCGATATGATTGACGAGGATGATGAAATAATCCATATTCCCGTCACCCGTGAGGAAGAGGGGATTGGAATATGTGCCGGAGCATACCTTGGAGGCAAAAAGCCGGCAATATTGATGCAGAATTCAGGACTTGGAAACTCAATAAACGCATTGAAATCCCTTATGGAACTCTATGAATTCCCATTGCTCATGATAATGAGTCACAGAGGAACAAAAGGAGAAAACATCGTTGGACAGGTCCCTATGGGAGAGTCAACACCAAGAATACTCGAAGCGATGGACTTCAGATTCTTCAGACCAGGAGACTCAGAAGCGGGATACAATGACGTAAGATTAGGATGGGAAATGTCCGAAGAGGAAGGAAAGCCCGTAAGCGTACTTCTGGACATTAGCTACTGGTGA